In Brassica rapa cultivar Chiifu-401-42 chromosome A06, CAAS_Brap_v3.01, whole genome shotgun sequence, a single window of DNA contains:
- the LOC103827663 gene encoding 50S ribosomal protein L19-2, chloroplastic: MATSSRLLPQALHMLPRIPSKNLGVSSFTPSVNSRISFSTVSLSHSGSSFGFAIDSRKKREFIAKAEESTEGEDTEEAVTEDVAETEEATEVEEAKTPWKPRTKLGDVMGILNQKAIEVSEKVRPVPEIRTGDIVEIKLEVPENRRRLSIYKGIVMSRQNAGIHTTIRIRRIIAGIGVEIVFPIYSPNIKEIKVVSHRKVRRARLYYLRDKLPRLSTFK; the protein is encoded by the exons ATGGCGACGAGCTCTCGTCTTCTTCCTCAG GCACTGCATATGTTACCGAGAATCCCTAGTAAGAATCTAGGTGTTTCGTCATTTACACCATCAGTGAACTCTCGGATATCATTTTCTACGGTTTCACTAAGTCATTCCGGCTCCAGCTTTGGCTTCGCGATCGATTCCAGGAAGAAAAGGGAGTTTATCGCTAAAGCCGAAGAGAGCACTGAAGGTGAAGACACTGAAGAAGCAGTTACGGAGGATGTTGCTGAAACAGAAGAAGCCACTGAGGTGGAGGAAGCAAAAACTCCGTGGAAGCCAAGGACCAAGCTCGGAGATGTCATGGGG ATACTGAACCAGAAAGCAATTGAGGTTTCAGAGAAAGTAAGACCGGTTCCAGAGATTAGGACAGGGGACATTGTGGAGATCAAACTG GAAGTTCCTGAGAACAGACGTAGGCTATCGATCTACAAAGGTATAGTGATGTCTAGGCAAAACGCAGGCATCCACACTACTATTCGTATCCGGAGAATCATTGCAGGCATTGGTGTTGAGATCGTCTTTCCTAT ATACTCACCAAACATAAAGGAGATAAAAGTGGTGAGTCACAGGAAAGTGAGAAGAGCAAGGCTTTACTATCTGAGGGACAAACTTCCTCGTCTCTCTACTTTTAAATGA